The proteins below come from a single Elgaria multicarinata webbii isolate HBS135686 ecotype San Diego chromosome 11, rElgMul1.1.pri, whole genome shotgun sequence genomic window:
- the POP7 gene encoding ribonuclease P protein subunit p20, protein MSEPSPPTETEYALRRRLPRRLPRRRSDIYVNMKTDFKAQLSRCQKLLAPGSGSPEICIHGLGLAINRAINIALQLEATGSGSLRLAANTSTVELTDVAEPEGDAAEPLARTRNNSAIHIRVCRVVPE, encoded by the coding sequence ATGTCTGAGCCATCCCCCCCGACGGAGACGGAGTACGCCCTGCGCCGCCGCCTGCCCCGCCGTTTGCCCCGGCGCCGGAGCGACATCTACGTCAACATGAAGACggacttcaaggcccagctgaGCCGCTGCCAGAAGCTGCTGGCCCCCGGCAGCGGCAGCCCCGAGATCTGCATCCACGGCTTGGGCTTGGCCATCAACCGGGCCATCAACATCGCCCTGCAGCTGGAAGCCACCGGCAGCGGTTCGCTGCGCCTGGCGGCCAACACCTCCACCGTGGAGCTCACCGACGTGGCTGAGCCGGAAGGAGACGCCGCCGAGCCGCTCGCCAGGACCCGGAACAACTCCGCCATCCACATCCGGGTGTGCCGAGTCGTCCCGGAGTAA